In one window of Leptospira hartskeerlii DNA:
- a CDS encoding cation:proton antiporter: MKRNAIFYITLLVFSFGAFLFITKQGKSLEIGKVAIIEATSPTSVESTEDPIDIWKKAGAKLWKGFHEPLPLLLLQIGVVIAATRVMGKLAVIVRQPFVVGEILAGILLGPSLFGLLFPEQYQFLFPKVSLSSLQLLSQIGLVFFMFVVGMELDLKILRNQADSAILISHASILLPFLLGAILALSIYKTLAPPDVTFLSFSLFMGIGMSITAFPVLARIVQERGLTKTKLGGLALTCAASDDLTAWCLLAVVIALVQAGGILAALFTIILAIIYVFIMWKIVQPAMHRAGGIFTNREAFTKMAVALFLLFPIASAWITESIGIHALFGAFLAGVVMPDKPKLRTLLAEKVEDLSTAIFLPLFFALTGIRTQIGLLNQGNLWWDFAMVLTVAIVGKFAGSAIAARASGNNWKDSLSLGALMNTRGLMELIVLNIGYDIGVLSSQIFSMMVLMALVTTYMTGPSLNLIERIFSVVKDKKEEGILLAFALHSRGVDLLRLASGLFQNGNKTKEVTALHLTPDSWISGKTAQKYEKKSFEPLFKLSKELGIKLKTLYKPSDNVTRDILRTIQSGNYNIFLTGGAKSLFSDDVLGGKIRTLLSESETNAGILVAEKLKDLDRFILAIYSDKDVKLLGFSLAMAKKIGAKLSIWDPKGRVPQFSQKERNLLKKEKITILKGENPQVLSEADLVICDLETWEEETEFRNWELSDGSGLFLVRYKE; encoded by the coding sequence ATGAAACGAAACGCAATTTTCTACATAACCCTATTAGTATTTTCTTTCGGAGCCTTTCTCTTCATAACGAAACAAGGCAAGTCATTAGAAATAGGTAAAGTTGCTATCATCGAGGCAACCTCTCCCACTTCGGTCGAATCTACAGAAGATCCGATCGATATTTGGAAAAAAGCGGGTGCAAAACTTTGGAAGGGTTTTCATGAGCCTCTTCCACTTCTACTATTACAAATCGGAGTCGTGATAGCAGCCACTCGAGTAATGGGTAAACTTGCAGTAATTGTAAGGCAACCATTCGTAGTCGGAGAGATCCTTGCGGGTATATTATTAGGCCCATCGTTGTTCGGGTTATTATTTCCGGAGCAGTATCAATTCTTATTCCCCAAAGTCTCCTTAAGTTCGCTTCAACTATTAAGCCAAATCGGTTTAGTATTCTTCATGTTCGTAGTAGGAATGGAGTTGGACCTAAAGATACTTAGAAACCAAGCAGATTCTGCGATACTTATCTCTCATGCGAGCATTCTTCTTCCTTTCTTACTCGGAGCGATCTTAGCACTTTCCATTTACAAAACATTAGCTCCTCCTGACGTAACATTTTTATCCTTCTCCTTATTTATGGGGATAGGAATGAGTATCACCGCTTTTCCAGTACTTGCTCGAATCGTTCAGGAAAGAGGACTAACCAAAACGAAACTAGGAGGACTCGCGCTCACCTGCGCTGCCTCGGACGATTTAACTGCGTGGTGTTTACTTGCAGTGGTGATCGCTCTTGTCCAAGCCGGAGGGATTTTAGCCGCACTATTCACCATAATCCTTGCAATTATTTACGTTTTCATAATGTGGAAGATCGTTCAACCTGCAATGCACAGAGCGGGAGGGATCTTCACAAACAGAGAAGCATTTACCAAAATGGCGGTAGCGCTATTTTTACTTTTCCCGATCGCATCCGCTTGGATTACCGAATCCATAGGGATCCATGCATTGTTTGGAGCGTTCTTAGCAGGCGTTGTTATGCCTGACAAACCTAAACTTAGGACACTCTTGGCGGAGAAGGTAGAAGACCTGAGTACTGCGATCTTTCTTCCATTATTCTTCGCGTTAACCGGAATTAGGACGCAGATCGGCCTGTTGAACCAAGGCAACTTGTGGTGGGATTTCGCAATGGTGCTTACGGTCGCCATCGTAGGAAAATTCGCAGGAAGTGCCATCGCTGCAAGAGCCTCCGGAAATAACTGGAAAGATTCCTTATCCTTGGGTGCACTCATGAACACCAGGGGACTTATGGAATTGATCGTACTCAATATAGGTTACGATATCGGAGTATTATCTTCTCAGATCTTCTCTATGATGGTGCTCATGGCATTGGTCACAACTTACATGACCGGACCAAGTTTGAATTTGATAGAAAGAATTTTCTCGGTAGTCAAAGACAAAAAAGAAGAAGGTATACTACTCGCATTCGCATTACATTCCAGAGGTGTGGACCTATTAAGACTTGCTTCCGGATTATTCCAGAATGGGAACAAAACAAAAGAAGTAACAGCGCTTCACCTGACTCCGGATTCCTGGATTTCCGGCAAAACTGCTCAAAAATACGAGAAAAAAAGTTTCGAACCTTTATTCAAACTTTCTAAAGAACTTGGGATCAAATTAAAAACTTTATATAAACCTTCCGACAACGTCACAAGAGATATACTAAGAACAATCCAATCAGGAAATTATAATATATTCCTAACAGGTGGAGCCAAATCCCTATTCAGCGATGACGTCTTAGGAGGAAAGATCAGAACACTTCTTTCCGAGTCCGAAACAAACGCAGGGATATTGGTTGCGGAAAAATTAAAGGATTTAGATCGTTTTATCTTAGCTATCTACTCAGACAAAGATGTAAAACTATTAGGATTTTCTTTAGCAATGGCTAAGAAGATAGGAGCTAAACTTTCCATCTGGGACCCGAAAGGTCGTGTTCCTCAATTTTCTCAAAAAGAAAGAAACCTTCTCAAAAAAGAAAAGATCACAATCCTAAAAGGAGAAAATCCTCAAGTATTATCGGAAGCAGATTTAGTGATTTGCGATCTGGAAACCTGGGAAGAAGAAACCGAATTTAGGAATTGGGAACTGTCAGACGGTTCGGGTTTGTTTTTGGTTCGCTATAAAGAATAA
- a CDS encoding penicillin-binding transpeptidase domain-containing protein, with protein sequence MNRILGFSFAILLLSCSVKTGTDSPVLQKEELNLSDRKVCLFLAEMEEGTLLKVGEDNCKKKSPSMYVFQPVLALAALELGTLKDPHGYFPWDKTKFPYLRWQKEQNLRSSLESSTVWYFQRIWTDTGTIKLKTWLSSVGLPTLVPFEPSRSFWMDGGYSWTAEEFYLFLWKLFNGELGVRKKNLNSVLEGLERNPGEIKNPTGIHRLDGNFGNYSGFYSDSATGYAQGRSVSWYWFFWKGPKRSYLFLSRIESESETLSPLEAAKFGMEYLKEKGFWEKYFSSSN encoded by the coding sequence ATGAACCGCATCTTAGGTTTTTCTTTTGCGATCCTTCTACTTTCCTGCTCCGTAAAAACAGGAACAGACTCACCCGTCCTCCAAAAAGAAGAGCTAAATCTCTCGGACAGAAAAGTCTGCTTATTCCTAGCTGAAATGGAAGAAGGTACACTCTTAAAAGTGGGAGAAGATAACTGCAAAAAAAAATCCCCTTCTATGTATGTATTCCAACCGGTACTCGCGTTGGCGGCCTTAGAGCTTGGAACATTAAAAGACCCTCATGGATATTTCCCATGGGATAAAACCAAATTCCCGTACCTCCGCTGGCAGAAGGAACAAAATCTGAGGTCTTCATTAGAAAGTTCCACCGTATGGTATTTCCAAAGGATCTGGACGGATACTGGAACTATTAAACTTAAGACCTGGTTGTCTTCTGTTGGACTTCCTACATTGGTTCCATTCGAGCCTTCTAGATCCTTTTGGATGGATGGAGGATATTCTTGGACTGCAGAAGAATTCTATTTATTCTTATGGAAATTATTCAACGGGGAGTTAGGAGTCAGAAAGAAAAATTTAAACTCGGTATTAGAAGGTCTGGAAAGAAATCCGGGAGAGATCAAAAATCCAACAGGCATTCATAGACTAGACGGCAACTTCGGGAACTACTCCGGTTTTTATTCCGATTCCGCAACAGGATATGCCCAAGGAAGATCCGTCTCTTGGTATTGGTTTTTTTGGAAAGGTCCAAAAAGATCTTATCTATTCTTATCCAGAATAGAAAGTGAATCCGAAACCTTATCTCCCTTAGAGGCCGCAAAGTTTGGCATGGAATATCTAAAAGAAAAAGGCTTTTGGGAAAAATATTTCTCTTCGTCAAACTAA
- a CDS encoding DNA methyltransferase: MNGALRKKERKILTGEFWTSKQRQSHPIHYVVSYRASFKPELPAFFIGKYLENRKGIVFDPFGGRGTTTVQANLEGYAAIHNDISPMSLFLAKSRQTVPSVEKLEKALHTLDLSSKIKEEKEDEGLLHFYHKDTLKEIKNLKKILSDSDSAELRYLGLTALSRLHGHSNGFFSVYSFPQISIPPLAQKRNNEKRGVVPDYREIKPRILQKMKRDLKESLTPFYHEFSSRNEYTNHSSLDLFGLEDDSVDLVVTSPPFLDKVNYEEDNWLRYWFLDIELEKDQKPSIFATLAGWCEFIQGTLAELSRVVKPGGTVVMEVGEVRKGKTVFNLDEYVIKCAESTGLVWENTYINDQKFTKLANCWNVSNNEKGTNSNRCVVFRNLK; the protein is encoded by the coding sequence ATGAACGGCGCACTTCGTAAAAAAGAAAGAAAGATACTCACCGGGGAATTTTGGACCTCTAAACAAAGGCAGTCTCATCCAATCCATTACGTGGTCAGTTACAGAGCCTCGTTCAAGCCTGAATTACCCGCATTCTTCATTGGTAAATATTTGGAGAATCGAAAGGGGATCGTATTTGATCCTTTCGGTGGACGGGGAACTACAACAGTCCAAGCAAATTTAGAAGGTTATGCTGCCATTCATAACGATATAAGTCCTATGTCTTTGTTCTTGGCGAAGTCGAGACAGACCGTTCCTTCTGTCGAAAAACTGGAAAAAGCGCTTCATACTTTGGATCTTAGCTCTAAGATCAAAGAGGAAAAAGAAGACGAGGGTCTTTTACATTTTTATCATAAAGATACTCTAAAAGAGATCAAGAACCTGAAGAAGATACTTTCCGATTCTGATTCTGCTGAGCTAAGATATTTAGGTCTAACTGCATTATCCAGGCTTCACGGGCATAGTAACGGATTCTTTTCAGTATATAGTTTTCCTCAGATCTCTATTCCTCCTTTGGCTCAAAAAAGAAATAATGAGAAGAGGGGAGTTGTACCAGATTATCGAGAGATCAAACCTCGTATCCTTCAAAAGATGAAAAGGGATCTGAAAGAATCTCTAACACCTTTTTATCATGAGTTTTCTTCCAGAAACGAATACACAAATCATTCTTCTTTGGATCTTTTCGGCCTCGAAGATGATTCAGTGGATCTTGTAGTGACTAGCCCTCCATTTTTGGACAAGGTAAACTACGAAGAGGACAATTGGCTTAGATATTGGTTTTTAGATATTGAACTGGAGAAGGACCAGAAACCGAGTATCTTCGCGACTCTTGCAGGCTGGTGTGAATTCATCCAAGGAACCTTAGCGGAACTTTCCAGAGTAGTAAAACCGGGTGGAACTGTGGTTATGGAAGTGGGTGAAGTCAGAAAAGGAAAAACAGTCTTCAACTTGGATGAGTATGTGATCAAATGTGCGGAATCTACCGGACTCGTATGGGAAAATACATACATAAACGACCAGAAATTCACGAAACTTGCCAATTGCTGGAATGTTTCGAATAACGAGAAAGGAACGAATTCAAATCGCTGCGTGGTGTTTCGGAACCTGAAGTAG
- a CDS encoding TetR family transcriptional regulator C-terminal domain-containing protein gives MEYLWAQDKSYIGYMRSMMGKYPDAQDFIQAWCAMLLRNSRTKKFIGCPFSNFASQTLDQTEYFGKNLNEIMNNWKNELADYFSIASFRGKPLQSKDTQDLAIRFLTCYEGLVQLYITMKESKYLTRLEKDLEKILEEYY, from the coding sequence ATGGAATACTTATGGGCCCAGGACAAATCTTATATAGGTTATATGCGGTCCATGATGGGTAAATATCCGGATGCTCAGGATTTTATCCAAGCTTGGTGTGCGATGCTCCTGCGAAATTCGAGGACCAAAAAATTCATAGGATGTCCTTTTTCTAATTTTGCCAGCCAAACATTGGATCAAACCGAATATTTCGGAAAGAATTTAAATGAGATCATGAACAATTGGAAAAACGAATTGGCGGATTACTTTTCCATAGCAAGTTTTAGAGGCAAACCTCTACAATCTAAGGATACTCAGGATCTTGCAATCCGCTTCCTTACCTGCTACGAAGGCTTAGTACAACTTTATATTACTATGAAAGAATCAAAGTATCTAACTAGGTTAGAGAAAGATCTAGAAAAGATATTAGAAGAATATTATTAA
- a CDS encoding crotonase/enoyl-CoA hydratase family protein produces MDKFIERELKGKVLVIRINRPDERNVFTWEMLEDLSRAYTELEEMEEARVGLLVASGKHFTLGLELDSISERVKERGEWPLVEGGVDPFGINLKARPRTKPIVAAAQGFCFTLGIELLLAADIRLSTNKTMFSQFEVRRGIMPLGGASVRMVEIAGWGNAMRYLLTGEEFNSEKALQLGLIQEVVEKDKLFDRAYSISQLIAEQCAPLALKETLISARLSIQENRKTAFDSLMKNGLKLFHTEDSKEGVQSFLEKRNAVFRGK; encoded by the coding sequence GTGGATAAATTTATAGAAAGAGAGTTAAAGGGGAAGGTGTTGGTCATTCGGATCAACCGTCCCGACGAAAGGAATGTATTTACCTGGGAAATGTTGGAAGATCTATCCAGAGCTTACACCGAGCTGGAAGAGATGGAGGAAGCCAGAGTGGGACTTCTCGTGGCTTCAGGAAAACATTTTACTTTGGGATTGGAATTGGACAGCATTTCCGAAAGAGTGAAAGAGAGAGGAGAATGGCCTCTTGTAGAAGGAGGCGTCGATCCTTTCGGGATCAATTTAAAAGCAAGGCCCAGAACAAAGCCTATAGTCGCCGCTGCCCAGGGATTTTGTTTTACATTGGGAATTGAACTATTACTTGCGGCTGATATCAGACTTTCTACCAACAAAACCATGTTTTCACAATTCGAAGTTCGAAGAGGTATCATGCCTTTAGGTGGAGCTTCAGTTCGTATGGTGGAGATCGCAGGCTGGGGAAATGCGATGCGTTATCTTCTTACCGGAGAAGAATTCAATTCTGAAAAAGCTCTTCAGCTAGGACTTATACAGGAAGTAGTAGAAAAAGATAAACTATTCGATCGAGCTTATTCAATCTCTCAATTGATCGCCGAACAATGTGCTCCTTTAGCTTTGAAGGAAACTTTAATATCTGCCAGACTTTCGATCCAAGAAAACCGAAAGACTGCGTTCGATTCTCTTATGAAGAACGGTTTGAAATTGTTTCATACGGAAGATTCCAAAGAAGGTGTTCAGTCTTTTTTAGAAAAACGTAATGCTGTTTTTAGAGGGAAGTAG
- a CDS encoding zinc-dependent alcohol dehydrogenase: MKQLNFIRRGKLSWLEVPEPKLKDGIEAIVKPLYVSRCDLDFGIIYGATPLPGPIALGHEMVGEISELGEDVKNFRIGDLVMVPWHINCGSCSHCNKGLLAFCSSVADSPGYGFGYEWGGALQELVRVPYANSMLKKIPKGVLPEQAVSAADNLADGYRCVAPYLKENPAQSVLILGGVGSCGLYAVESAIALGVKPVFTDTDLSRLELAKQLGAEAIEAPHSESPGKFDLVVDSTNTRAGLITALESLEPGGTCACVSVHFKNDISVPYWKMYNTGVTLKVGRANVGAYTEEIFDLISEGRLRPEKITTHAIHWKDAVEGYGQRATKLLVKF, encoded by the coding sequence ATGAAACAACTCAATTTTATAAGAAGAGGAAAACTCTCTTGGTTGGAAGTACCTGAGCCCAAGCTCAAGGACGGAATAGAGGCAATCGTTAAACCTCTTTATGTAAGTAGATGTGATCTGGATTTTGGGATCATCTATGGAGCAACACCTCTTCCTGGACCGATCGCTTTAGGTCATGAGATGGTAGGAGAAATTTCTGAATTAGGTGAGGACGTGAAAAATTTCCGAATAGGAGATCTAGTCATGGTTCCTTGGCATATCAATTGTGGTTCCTGTTCTCATTGTAATAAGGGACTTCTTGCTTTTTGTTCTTCCGTTGCCGATAGTCCTGGGTATGGATTCGGGTATGAATGGGGAGGAGCATTGCAGGAATTAGTAAGGGTTCCTTATGCAAATAGCATGCTAAAAAAAATTCCGAAAGGAGTTTTACCTGAACAAGCTGTTTCTGCTGCGGATAATCTTGCAGACGGTTATAGATGTGTGGCTCCTTATCTAAAAGAAAATCCCGCTCAGTCTGTTTTAATTTTAGGTGGGGTAGGAAGTTGCGGTCTATATGCGGTAGAATCTGCGATTGCGTTAGGTGTTAAACCTGTTTTTACGGATACGGATCTTTCTCGCTTAGAACTTGCAAAACAATTGGGTGCGGAAGCGATTGAGGCTCCTCATTCTGAAAGTCCAGGCAAATTTGATCTGGTAGTGGATAGCACGAATACTCGTGCAGGACTTATCACCGCCTTGGAAAGTTTGGAACCCGGAGGGACCTGCGCCTGTGTAAGTGTTCATTTCAAAAATGATATTTCTGTTCCATACTGGAAGATGTACAATACAGGAGTTACTTTGAAGGTGGGAAGGGCAAATGTAGGAGCTTATACGGAGGAAATTTTCGACCTGATCTCGGAAGGCAGATTGCGTCCTGAAAAGATTACAACTCATGCAATCCATTGGAAGGATGCGGTGGAGGGGTATGGTCAGAGGGCAACGAAGCTTCTTGTGAAATTCTGA
- the flgG gene encoding flagellar basal-body rod protein FlgG, whose amino-acid sequence MMRSLWTAATGMIAQQFHIDTISNNLANVNTTGFKKNRADFEDLVYQHMVLAGTPATSVSEIPTGVNVGHGVRAAASQKLFEIGSFQATGNKLDLAITSEMGFFKIQMPDGSFAFTRDGSYKIDSNQQVVTSNGYLLEPPLILPEGAILNTLMISEQGEVTVKIGADIRPTVIGQVELYRFVNPAGLQAIGKNLFQETVASGPEIPGTPGMEGFGNVLQGFLEMSNVKIVEEMVNMIVAQRAYESNSKAIQTSDNMLSTAIGLKR is encoded by the coding sequence ATGATGCGTTCCCTTTGGACTGCCGCGACCGGAATGATCGCTCAGCAATTTCACATAGATACAATTTCCAACAACTTGGCAAACGTGAATACCACCGGTTTTAAAAAGAACCGTGCGGATTTTGAGGACTTAGTTTACCAACATATGGTATTGGCAGGAACTCCAGCCACTTCCGTGAGCGAAATTCCTACAGGTGTGAATGTGGGCCACGGGGTTAGGGCGGCAGCCTCTCAAAAATTATTCGAGATCGGTTCTTTTCAGGCGACCGGAAACAAACTCGACCTTGCAATCACAAGCGAGATGGGATTTTTCAAGATCCAAATGCCTGATGGTAGTTTTGCATTCACTCGTGACGGTTCTTATAAAATAGATTCTAACCAACAAGTAGTAACGTCTAACGGTTATTTGTTGGAGCCACCTCTTATTCTTCCTGAGGGAGCAATCTTGAACACTTTGATGATCTCCGAGCAGGGAGAAGTGACTGTAAAGATCGGGGCAGATATCCGTCCTACTGTGATCGGTCAGGTCGAATTATATCGTTTCGTGAACCCTGCGGGTCTTCAAGCAATCGGTAAAAACTTATTCCAAGAGACCGTTGCTTCCGGTCCTGAAATTCCTGGAACTCCAGGTATGGAAGGTTTCGGAAATGTTCTGCAAGGATTCTTGGAGATGTCTAACGTTAAAATCGTAGAAGAGATGGTGAATATGATCGTTGCCCAAAGGGCATACGAGTCTAACTCAAAGGCCATTCAAACTTCCGATAACATGTTATCTACCGCGATCGGACTGAAACGTTAA
- the flgA gene encoding flagellar basal body P-ring formation chaperone FlgA, with translation MSFRFFILFCILAGLFVSGSEKIEGMEAVYLRGKLLTQKKEVLLSEIAKLPDGMKDKIVLRNLNAPVVIRPENLKEVLAGIPVSGKETLVLPLDSELDPEELEESLRKEVSKLPQDKEGDFKISYLNGDRFVPSQGVELKWAGLPQVIHPGQIVASLDFYFENRKVHTQRIKFKLERRMNALFAKKEIRKGQKLQADDLEERTVYMEESFTDGISSKDVGSTALKDLQIGELLRKKQFRFLFDVQRGGDVNLVYTKGNLVVKSKTKALSSGNIGEIVDVSSHSKEGKISARVVEKGTVLLEN, from the coding sequence ATGAGTTTCCGCTTCTTCATCCTATTCTGTATCTTAGCAGGGCTATTTGTGTCCGGTTCGGAAAAGATAGAAGGAATGGAAGCGGTTTATCTTCGCGGAAAACTTCTCACCCAAAAGAAAGAAGTCTTACTTTCCGAGATCGCAAAACTTCCCGACGGGATGAAAGACAAAATTGTATTAAGAAATCTGAATGCTCCAGTTGTGATCCGTCCTGAAAATTTGAAGGAAGTTCTGGCTGGGATCCCGGTTTCCGGAAAAGAAACCTTAGTTTTACCTTTGGATTCTGAATTAGATCCGGAAGAACTGGAGGAAAGCCTCAGGAAAGAAGTTTCTAAACTTCCTCAAGATAAAGAAGGGGACTTTAAAATTTCCTATTTGAATGGGGATAGATTTGTTCCAAGCCAAGGTGTGGAACTGAAATGGGCAGGGCTTCCTCAAGTCATTCATCCTGGACAGATCGTTGCTTCTTTGGATTTTTATTTCGAGAATAGAAAAGTCCATACGCAAAGGATCAAATTTAAGTTGGAAAGAAGAATGAACGCACTCTTCGCCAAAAAAGAGATCCGCAAAGGGCAAAAACTACAAGCTGATGATTTGGAAGAAAGAACCGTCTATATGGAAGAATCTTTTACGGATGGAATTTCGAGTAAGGATGTAGGTTCCACTGCACTCAAGGATTTACAAATAGGGGAACTTCTCCGCAAGAAACAATTTAGGTTCTTATTCGATGTGCAAAGAGGCGGGGACGTAAACCTCGTTTATACAAAGGGAAACTTGGTGGTAAAATCCAAGACAAAAGCATTAAGTTCCGGTAATATTGGGGAGATCGTTGACGTTTCGTCTCATTCCAAAGAAGGAAAAATTTCCGCAAGAGTGGTGGAGAAGGGCACAGTCCTTTTAGAGAATTGA
- a CDS encoding flagellar basal body L-ring protein FlgH, protein MIRSLKFILPLLFLSGMIALFAQDLSQWQDKNPYSRSQNLRVGTAIFVKLKDGFTAEFEIESTADENITIKAVPDKKVIPDNPAYNTDRTIVRKNKGKIKSLGKLKGNLTAVVTAIDANTGLLTLQGQRSSTYNGEPSQVILTGRLSPEFIARDNSVDADRIADLQIQFTGRIEPKNLQPPITLKTVNNPDGTVTVKAELSEEEKQRYILEQLNRLLGESR, encoded by the coding sequence ATGATCCGAAGTTTGAAATTTATACTTCCACTTTTATTTTTATCCGGAATGATCGCTCTATTTGCGCAGGATCTTTCTCAATGGCAGGATAAAAATCCTTACTCCAGAAGCCAGAATCTGAGAGTAGGAACTGCAATATTCGTAAAATTGAAAGATGGTTTTACGGCAGAGTTCGAAATTGAATCTACTGCAGACGAAAATATCACGATCAAAGCTGTACCCGACAAAAAAGTGATCCCTGATAATCCTGCTTATAATACGGATCGTACTATCGTTCGTAAAAATAAAGGTAAGATCAAATCTCTAGGAAAACTAAAAGGAAATCTAACTGCTGTAGTGACCGCGATCGATGCGAATACAGGCCTTTTGACCTTGCAAGGACAGCGTTCTTCTACCTATAATGGTGAACCTTCTCAAGTTATTTTGACCGGAAGATTATCTCCTGAGTTTATTGCCAGAGATAATTCAGTAGATGCGGATCGGATAGCTGATCTACAGATCCAATTTACAGGAAGGATTGAGCCTAAAAATTTACAACCTCCTATCACTTTAAAAACTGTTAATAACCCAGACGGAACCGTGACCGTCAAAGCGGAACTTTCAGAGGAAGAAAAACAAAGATATATTCTGGAACAGTTAAACCGTTTATTGGGAGAGTCCAGATGA
- a CDS encoding flagellar basal body P-ring protein FlgI: protein MKRVIFLFIIFSISLSGAEVRLKDLAKIEGIRDNQITGYGIVVGLPGTGDSKTPMTTESMKNYLKNLGVDANLKPEQTKNIASVLITANIPSYARKGDRLDVTVSSIGDAKSLEGGVLLQSPLKTANDKIYAVASGVISFGGKENSAGGLGRASKKTVGIVHAGAIVETELKEDFFSNQRVVIRLNNQDFSLMNNVVNRIKETVPEKFGLKPESIQALTPSEIVIEVGAGFSAKSPGLLNLLSDLENITVESSSKAKVVINERSGVIVMGGNIAIDEVAVARSGLSLSVADKNRRPTRLSGEKPPTKESFVIEEATQVSDVVEALNKVGASTKDIIAILEALKAAGALHAELEIQ, encoded by the coding sequence ATGAAAAGAGTAATTTTCCTTTTTATAATATTCTCCATATCACTTTCCGGAGCAGAAGTCCGCTTAAAAGATCTGGCTAAGATAGAAGGGATTCGAGATAATCAGATCACTGGTTATGGGATTGTTGTTGGACTTCCTGGAACTGGGGATTCTAAGACTCCAATGACTACTGAGAGTATGAAAAACTATCTCAAAAACCTTGGAGTGGATGCGAATCTTAAGCCGGAACAGACTAAAAATATAGCATCCGTATTAATTACCGCTAATATTCCTTCATATGCTCGTAAAGGTGACAGGCTTGATGTGACTGTTTCTTCTATTGGGGATGCAAAGTCCTTAGAGGGGGGAGTGCTTCTTCAGTCCCCTTTAAAAACTGCGAACGATAAAATTTATGCGGTTGCAAGCGGAGTGATCTCTTTCGGTGGAAAAGAGAATAGCGCGGGTGGGCTTGGAAGAGCTTCTAAAAAGACTGTTGGGATTGTTCACGCGGGTGCAATTGTAGAAACTGAATTAAAAGAAGATTTCTTTTCTAATCAAAGAGTGGTTATTCGTCTGAATAACCAAGACTTCTCTTTGATGAATAATGTAGTGAATCGTATCAAAGAAACTGTTCCTGAGAAATTCGGATTGAAGCCCGAGTCTATTCAGGCTTTAACTCCTTCTGAGATCGTGATAGAAGTGGGCGCTGGGTTCTCCGCTAAATCTCCAGGTTTACTCAATCTTCTTTCCGACCTGGAAAACATCACTGTAGAATCCAGTTCTAAGGCAAAGGTAGTTATCAACGAAAGATCTGGCGTTATTGTGATGGGTGGAAATATAGCAATCGATGAAGTGGCAGTTGCCAGATCGGGCTTAAGTCTTTCAGTCGCTGATAAGAACAGAAGACCTACAAGACTCAGCGGAGAAAAACCTCCTACGAAAGAATCTTTCGTGATAGAGGAGGCCACTCAGGTCTCCGATGTTGTGGAAGCATTGAACAAAGTAGGAGCTTCTACAAAAGATATTATCGCAATTTTAGAAGCATTGAAAGCAGCAGGTGCTCTTCATGCCGAACTGGAGATACAATAA
- a CDS encoding rod-binding protein, with protein MMIDKIQDYRSKLDLTERPEVQRLLREEKNGKPGQSFPDQLREEFNNTLSGKVSSSEVRMPHNIKEEIAADPYRKKLFDASGEFESIFVKMMLKEMKSTVHKSGLIDGGYAEEIFEDMLYDEYSKNLSANSSLGLAEQIYQSLSSNLPPISKLDSKI; from the coding sequence ATAATGATAGATAAAATCCAAGACTATCGATCTAAATTGGATCTTACTGAAAGACCGGAAGTGCAAAGACTTTTACGCGAAGAAAAAAATGGTAAGCCAGGCCAAAGTTTTCCGGATCAATTAAGAGAGGAATTTAACAATACTTTATCCGGAAAAGTTTCTTCTTCCGAAGTAAGAATGCCTCATAATATTAAAGAGGAAATTGCTGCAGACCCTTATCGTAAAAAGTTATTCGATGCTTCCGGTGAATTCGAATCTATCTTTGTAAAGATGATGTTGAAAGAAATGAAATCCACAGTTCACAAATCAGGACTCATAGACGGCGGATACGCGGAAGAAATTTTCGAAGATATGCTTTATGATGAATATTCTAAGAATTTATCTGCAAATTCTTCTTTGGGCCTGGCAGAGCAGATCTACCAATCTTTGTCTTCTAATCTTCCGCCAATTTCAAAACTGGATTCGAAAATTTAA